One genomic region from Balneola sp. encodes:
- a CDS encoding transcription termination/antitermination protein NusA — protein sequence MQNELSKQIISSFAEIAHEKGIDRDMLLSILEDVFRTMIRKKYESDESFEVILNADRGEIQLLHVQEVVPADEITDEVAEITLEDAQKVDPDIELYDELAQEIQITDFGRRAVTMARQQLAQRIREIEKDNIYEDYTDRVGEIILGDVYQVRQNKDILVNHNGVELLLPKSEQIYKDRYRKGDTIRAVVTGVHMRNGNPTVIISRTSELFLERLFENEIPEVFDGIIELVRIARAPGDRSKVAVLSHDERVDPVGACVGMKGIRIHAIVRELQNENIDVINFTPDKFEFIKRALQPAEVLKVELNEETKHANVLVPADEVSKAIGKGGVNIRLASKLAEVEIDVYREVEAEDDIDIDEFEVDFGADVIQQLHDIGCDTARAVLELDAEELVSRTNEEIDIELAEKIMSVIAYEFEDEA from the coding sequence ATGCAGAACGAATTATCAAAACAGATTATCTCCTCCTTTGCAGAGATTGCACATGAGAAAGGCATCGACCGAGATATGCTTCTTTCCATTTTGGAAGATGTATTCAGGACTATGATCCGAAAAAAATATGAGTCCGATGAGTCATTTGAGGTAATCTTAAATGCTGACCGTGGAGAAATCCAGCTTTTGCATGTACAGGAAGTTGTTCCTGCTGATGAGATTACGGATGAAGTTGCCGAGATTACTTTGGAGGACGCTCAAAAAGTAGATCCTGATATTGAGCTTTATGATGAGCTGGCTCAGGAAATTCAAATTACAGACTTTGGCCGACGTGCAGTTACGATGGCTCGTCAGCAACTGGCTCAGCGTATTCGCGAAATCGAGAAAGATAATATTTACGAAGATTACACCGACCGTGTTGGTGAGATTATACTTGGGGATGTATACCAGGTTCGTCAAAACAAAGACATTCTTGTTAATCACAACGGTGTTGAACTTTTGCTTCCTAAAAGTGAGCAGATTTATAAAGATCGTTACCGCAAAGGGGATACCATTCGCGCTGTTGTAACCGGCGTACATATGAGAAATGGTAATCCAACGGTTATTATTTCCAGAACTTCAGAGTTGTTTCTTGAGCGACTATTTGAAAATGAAATCCCGGAAGTATTTGACGGGATTATTGAATTAGTACGTATTGCACGTGCTCCGGGTGATCGCTCTAAAGTTGCTGTTTTATCTCACGATGAGCGTGTTGATCCCGTTGGAGCTTGTGTTGGTATGAAAGGAATTCGAATTCATGCCATCGTCCGCGAGCTTCAAAACGAAAATATTGATGTAATTAATTTTACTCCGGATAAATTTGAGTTTATCAAAAGAGCCCTTCAGCCTGCTGAGGTATTAAAAGTAGAGTTGAATGAAGAAACCAAGCATGCAAATGTATTGGTTCCGGCTGACGAAGTATCGAAAGCAATTGGTAAGGGTGGAGTTAATATCCGCCTTGCGTCCAAGCTAGCTGAAGTAGAAATTGATGTATATCGTGAGGTTGAAGCCGAAGACGATATCGATATCGACGAGTTTGAAGTTGATTTCGGTGCCGATGTTATTCAACAACTCCATGATATAGGCTGCGACACCGCACGAGCAGTCCTCGAATTAGATGCGGAAGAATTAGTAAGCAGAACGAACGAAGAAATAGATATCGAGCTTGCTGAGAAAATTATGAGTGTTATTGCCTACGAATTCGAAGACGAGGCTTAA
- a CDS encoding ribosome maturation factor, with protein sequence MEMQIDIIKNIKDLAEPLAEEHNLFVVDIELKTHGGQTEVWVLLDSEEGGVSLDSCAEISKELGFLTEAHDLFDKKYRLNVSSPGLSRPLSDRRQYAKNEGRVATIKFKNNDGEYIKIEGVITGIEDDVVAITDKEEVETKIPFDNIVETKMIPVI encoded by the coding sequence ATAGAAATGCAGATTGATATAATCAAAAATATTAAGGATTTAGCGGAACCTCTTGCCGAGGAGCACAATTTGTTTGTTGTGGATATTGAATTAAAAACCCACGGTGGACAAACAGAAGTCTGGGTACTTCTTGACAGTGAGGAAGGTGGAGTTAGTCTCGATAGCTGTGCTGAAATAAGCAAAGAATTGGGATTTTTAACAGAAGCTCATGACTTATTTGATAAAAAATATCGACTGAATGTTTCTTCACCCGGACTTAGCCGTCCGCTGAGTGACAGAAGGCAGTACGCTAAGAATGAAGGCCGTGTTGCTACTATTAAATTCAAAAATAACGACGGTGAGTATATAAAGATTGAAGGAGTCATCACCGGCATAGAAGACGATGTTGTAGCTATTACCGATAAAGAGGAAGTTGAAACTAAGATTCCTTTTGACAATATCGTTGAAACTAAAATGATCCCCGTAATTTAA